The Nitrosomonas communis genome has a segment encoding these proteins:
- a CDS encoding P-II family nitrogen regulator, which yields MVLDKEMLVPLKRVEIVIDEDDFEEFQEICRAINIRGYTYISQAGGFGTRGNRRPNDMSLPEKNILVIIACTEDQAETLAKNISSGMKEKGGIFLISDCDWVKGPKISY from the coding sequence ATGGTTTTAGATAAAGAGATGCTGGTACCATTAAAAAGAGTGGAAATTGTTATTGATGAAGATGATTTTGAAGAATTCCAGGAGATCTGCAGGGCTATTAATATTCGAGGTTATACATACATATCGCAGGCCGGAGGTTTTGGAACTCGTGGAAATCGGCGACCGAATGATATGTCTCTTCCGGAGAAAAATATTCTCGTAATTATTGCCTGTACGGAAGATCAAGCCGAGACATTAGCAAAAAATATATCTTCGGGAATGAAAGAAAAAGGTGGGATTTTTTTAATCTCTGACTGTGATTGGGTCAAAGGGCCAAAAATTTCATATTAG
- a CDS encoding sodium-dependent bicarbonate transport family permease, with protein sequence MSISSILVPAVLFFALGMFACIIKSDLKFPPDMHKMIVIYLLVGIGLHGGKALSEASMSSAIPAVMAALLLGFGLPIVAYLIMRFLGRIDPMNSAAIAAHYGSVSAGTYMTAVAFLNGISVDYEAYPVIMLAIMESPAIIIGLILAGYSRRILAAQQSSIGGPAVAAVEGDGHQKGMLKHLVIESFTNGSILLLFGSMAIGSIINETNMHKIEPFFDTIFMGALCLFLLDMGMEAGKRIYEFKDVGIFLVIFGVIMPIIGATAGILIGHFWLQYSIGGVTLVTVLAASCSYIAVPPAMRLAVPEANPSFYLTLSLGLTFPFNVLVGIPIYYGAAQWLAYNY encoded by the coding sequence ATGTCAATATCCAGCATTTTAGTCCCGGCAGTGCTATTCTTTGCGCTCGGTATGTTTGCGTGTATTATCAAATCGGATTTGAAATTCCCGCCTGATATGCACAAAATGATTGTAATTTATTTGTTAGTAGGAATTGGTTTACACGGTGGTAAGGCGTTGAGCGAGGCTTCGATGAGTTCTGCCATTCCGGCCGTTATGGCGGCGTTACTACTAGGTTTTGGATTGCCCATTGTTGCTTACTTAATCATGAGATTTCTTGGAAGAATTGATCCAATGAATTCTGCGGCAATTGCAGCGCATTATGGTTCGGTAAGCGCGGGTACTTATATGACGGCTGTCGCATTTTTAAATGGGATTAGTGTGGATTATGAAGCTTATCCCGTGATTATGTTAGCTATCATGGAATCACCCGCTATTATTATTGGCTTAATATTAGCTGGCTATTCAAGACGTATACTTGCCGCTCAACAAAGTAGTATTGGCGGCCCAGCTGTAGCTGCTGTAGAAGGGGACGGTCATCAAAAAGGAATGCTCAAGCATTTGGTTATAGAATCCTTTACTAATGGTAGTATTTTGTTGCTTTTCGGATCTATGGCAATTGGGTCGATAATTAATGAGACCAATATGCATAAAATTGAGCCATTCTTTGATACGATCTTTATGGGTGCTTTGTGCTTGTTCCTACTTGATATGGGTATGGAAGCAGGTAAACGAATATACGAATTTAAAGATGTTGGAATATTCTTGGTAATATTTGGCGTTATTATGCCAATTATTGGTGCAACTGCAGGGATTCTAATAGGGCATTTTTGGCTTCAATATTCAATCGGAGGTGTCACTCTAGTAACAGTTCTGGCAGCTAGTTGCTCTTATATCGCAGTTCCACCTGCTATGCGTTTGGCAGTCCCTGAAGCTAATCCTTCTTTTTATCTAACCTTGTCTCTTGGATTAACCTTTCCATTTAATGTACTGGTTGGCATACCTATATATTATGGCGCTGCTCAATGGCTAGCTTATAATTATTAA
- a CDS encoding sensor histidine kinase gives MFKIKYGIRLRVTLALAIFSTIIVGTLAISLYFAADDIEEAHIKQIIEAEMNHIVFHFRQLANFTPQVGSSLKSYVIRNNKEESQLPRHLQNLDRGLHKIFYHDEETRVLVKYVDGTKFLVAYKIGFHEQRQREFRLLVILSLVGVVVIAFFIGYLLAGLLVKQVTDLAERVKRLLPANQNGQSLVTNNLHCVSLSQPGQDEEVAQLARTLEDYQYRIMRMLQREQEFTANISHELRTPITTILTSCELLLAEQNLSNKTYARIKNIEAVSTRMGEQVQALLFLAREQALGTMEPVAIAECVFDAVEPFCEEIYQKKILLDVVIKSGEVLTLNRQALYTSLVNILRNAVQYTEQGSIRVSYSNKRLSIADSGIGIEPAFMPFLYERFFRGSKKTQGLGIGLVIVKRICDYYGWKIDVESSPGHGATFHITFP, from the coding sequence GTGTTCAAAATTAAATATGGCATTCGTCTGCGTGTGACGCTTGCCCTCGCAATTTTTAGTACCATCATTGTGGGTACGCTCGCTATAAGTCTCTATTTTGCTGCTGATGACATTGAAGAAGCGCATATCAAACAGATTATAGAAGCTGAAATGAATCATATAGTTTTTCATTTTCGCCAGCTTGCAAATTTTACGCCACAGGTAGGATCCAGTCTTAAAAGTTACGTAATACGTAACAATAAAGAAGAATCGCAATTACCGCGCCACCTACAGAATCTTGACCGTGGATTACATAAGATTTTTTATCATGATGAAGAAACGCGCGTTCTGGTGAAATATGTTGATGGAACAAAATTTCTCGTTGCTTACAAAATTGGATTTCATGAGCAGCGCCAGCGTGAATTTAGATTGCTGGTCATTTTATCGCTCGTTGGCGTCGTGGTGATTGCTTTTTTTATAGGATATTTGCTTGCAGGCTTACTTGTAAAGCAAGTGACAGATTTAGCTGAACGCGTAAAGCGTTTACTACCAGCTAATCAGAATGGACAAAGCTTGGTAACAAATAATTTACATTGCGTATCACTGAGTCAGCCTGGTCAAGATGAGGAAGTGGCTCAGCTTGCCCGTACCTTAGAAGATTATCAATACCGCATCATGCGAATGTTGCAGCGTGAGCAGGAATTTACTGCCAACATTAGCCATGAACTCCGTACCCCTATTACTACCATTCTGACCAGTTGTGAATTATTGCTCGCTGAACAAAATTTATCCAACAAAACTTATGCTCGAATAAAAAATATCGAGGCAGTATCTACCCGAATGGGGGAGCAAGTGCAAGCATTGTTGTTTCTGGCGCGTGAGCAAGCCTTGGGAACGATGGAGCCTGTAGCCATTGCTGAGTGCGTTTTTGATGCAGTTGAGCCATTTTGTGAAGAAATATATCAGAAAAAAATTTTACTGGATGTGGTGATCAAATCGGGTGAAGTATTGACCTTAAACAGACAGGCATTGTACACATCGCTTGTTAATATACTGCGCAACGCTGTTCAGTACACTGAGCAAGGGTCTATTCGTGTAAGTTATAGTAATAAACGTTTATCAATCGCTGATTCAGGCATTGGAATTGAACCAGCTTTTATGCCTTTTCTCTATGAGCGTTTTTTCCGAGGATCTAAAAAAACGCAAGGATTAGGAATCGGACTAGTCATTGTAAAGCGGATTTGTGATTATTATGGCTGGAAGATTGATGTAGAGAGCTCACCAGGGCATGGTGCAACTTTCCATATCACTTTCCCTTGA
- a CDS encoding response regulator transcription factor, which translates to MRILIIEDDKAIASNLYDFFEARGHSVDAALDGATGFRLASTQPFDAILLDLKLPHLDGLTLCRKLRQECQIDIPVLMVTARDTLDDKLIGFESGADDYIIKPFALKEVEARLIAMHKRYKGKVAARKLEVGDLSFDPKTLSVRFANNDVKLPPKCMRLLALLMSEPGRVFSRKELELEAWEEELETSDTLRSHMHVLRRALLKAGGYDPIETVHGLGYCLTSSVQN; encoded by the coding sequence ATGCGTATACTCATTATTGAAGATGATAAAGCAATAGCTTCGAATCTTTATGACTTTTTTGAAGCACGCGGGCATAGTGTTGATGCTGCTCTTGATGGCGCGACTGGATTTCGTCTGGCCAGTACGCAACCTTTCGATGCGATTCTTCTTGATCTCAAGCTACCTCATCTGGATGGCTTGACGTTGTGTCGAAAACTTCGCCAAGAATGTCAGATTGATATTCCAGTATTAATGGTGACTGCGCGTGATACGCTGGATGATAAGTTGATAGGTTTTGAAAGTGGCGCTGATGACTACATCATAAAACCCTTTGCACTAAAAGAAGTAGAAGCGCGTTTAATCGCTATGCATAAACGGTACAAAGGGAAAGTCGCTGCACGCAAACTGGAGGTAGGTGATCTTAGTTTTGATCCTAAGACCTTATCCGTTCGTTTTGCAAATAATGATGTTAAGCTTCCACCGAAATGTATGCGATTGCTTGCATTACTAATGAGTGAGCCTGGGCGAGTATTTAGTCGTAAAGAGCTAGAGCTTGAGGCTTGGGAAGAAGAGCTGGAAACGAGTGATACCTTGCGAAGCCATATGCATGTATTGAGACGAGCTTTATTGAAAGCTGGTGGATATGATCCGATTGAAACTGTTCATGGTCTTGGTTACTGTCTAACTTCAAGTGTTCAAAATTAA
- the hemE gene encoding uroporphyrinogen decarboxylase yields the protein MTKLRNDTLIRALLRQPTEYTPVWLMRQAGRYLPEYNQTRARAGDFLSLCKNPNFATEVTLQPLARFSLDAAILFSDILTIPDAMGLGLYFAEGEGPRFVRPLREEWEIRSLIVPDPDVHLRYVIDAVSQIRKALNGQVPLIGFSGSPFTLACYMVEGCGGTDFRQIKTMLYQRPDLLHHILDVNAQAVTAYLNAQIEAGAQAVMIFDTWGGALSHSAYLEFSLHYMTQIIAGLKREHEGARIPNIIFTKGGGLWLERMVNSKCDAIGLDWTIDMSEARRRVNDQVALQGNLDPAVLFASSNTITAEVEKVLASYGHGAGHVFNLGHGISQFTLPENALALVEAVHTLSRKYHID from the coding sequence ATGACAAAATTAAGAAATGATACTTTAATTCGAGCATTGCTACGCCAGCCTACCGAATACACGCCTGTATGGCTCATGAGACAAGCTGGGCGTTATTTGCCTGAATATAATCAAACCCGTGCACGTGCAGGCGATTTTCTGTCGTTATGCAAAAATCCTAATTTTGCGACAGAAGTGACCTTGCAGCCATTAGCGCGTTTTTCACTAGATGCCGCTATTTTATTTTCTGATATTCTTACTATCCCTGATGCAATGGGATTGGGATTATATTTTGCCGAAGGGGAGGGGCCACGATTTGTACGTCCCTTGCGTGAAGAATGGGAAATACGTTCCCTGATTGTACCTGATCCCGACGTGCATTTGCGTTATGTCATCGATGCTGTTTCGCAAATTCGCAAAGCATTAAATGGTCAGGTTCCGCTCATTGGTTTTTCTGGTAGTCCCTTCACACTTGCATGCTATATGGTAGAAGGATGTGGCGGCACTGATTTTCGTCAAATCAAGACGATGCTATATCAACGCCCTGACTTGTTACATCATATTCTTGATGTAAATGCTCAGGCTGTTACAGCCTATCTCAATGCACAAATTGAAGCAGGCGCACAGGCTGTCATGATTTTTGATACGTGGGGTGGAGCATTGTCACATTCTGCTTATCTGGAATTTTCTTTGCATTATATGACTCAGATTATTGCGGGGTTAAAGCGTGAGCACGAAGGTGCGCGCATTCCCAATATTATTTTTACCAAGGGTGGAGGGTTATGGTTGGAGCGTATGGTCAATAGTAAATGTGATGCTATTGGCCTTGATTGGACAATAGATATGAGCGAGGCGCGACGTCGCGTTAATGATCAGGTTGCACTGCAAGGTAATCTTGATCCTGCGGTATTATTTGCTTCATCCAATACAATTACTGCCGAGGTCGAAAAAGTTTTGGCAAGTTATGGTCATGGTGCGGGGCATGTCTTTAATCTTGGCCATGGCATTTCTCAATTTACTCTTCCTGAGAATGCATTGGCTCTTGTGGAAGCTGTTCATACACTCAGTCGTAAGTATCATATAGATTAG
- the rpsF gene encoding 30S ribosomal protein S6 → MRHYEIVFIVHPDQSEQVPAMIERYRGIVTAKDGKIHRVEDWGRRQLAYLIQKVHKAHYVLMNIECNQETLDELEHAFKFNDAVLRHLTIRMDEAVTTPSIMMQEDKDKSSMASEDTEDNPAVVPSTETEVEGISEKAGAEA, encoded by the coding sequence ATGAGACATTACGAAATTGTTTTTATTGTCCACCCAGATCAAAGCGAACAAGTACCTGCGATGATTGAACGCTATCGCGGGATAGTGACCGCCAAAGATGGAAAGATCCATCGTGTAGAAGATTGGGGGCGACGTCAACTTGCTTATCTTATTCAAAAAGTACACAAAGCGCATTATGTCCTAATGAATATTGAATGTAACCAAGAAACACTGGATGAGCTTGAGCATGCTTTCAAGTTCAATGATGCTGTGCTTCGACATCTTACAATCAGAATGGACGAAGCTGTCACCACTCCATCTATTATGATGCAAGAAGATAAAGATAAATCATCGATGGCTAGTGAGGACACAGAGGATAATCCAGCGGTCGTACCAAGCACAGAAACCGAGGTAGAGGGTATCTCTGAAAAAGCCGGTGCTGAGGCTTAA
- the priB gene encoding primosomal replication protein N produces the protein MNCNQTIICGKIIRIDPLRYTPVGKAVIEFEVSHASRQIEAGIERLVVCKIFAVALADMAKAISGMEVGSSVKLTGFLAKRNKISSQLALHVTYIDIL, from the coding sequence TTGAATTGTAACCAGACTATTATTTGCGGAAAAATTATAAGAATTGATCCATTGCGTTATACCCCGGTCGGTAAGGCAGTTATAGAATTCGAGGTAAGCCATGCTTCAAGGCAAATTGAGGCAGGTATTGAGCGTCTGGTAGTTTGCAAAATTTTTGCCGTAGCATTAGCTGATATGGCTAAAGCAATTTCCGGTATGGAAGTCGGTAGCTCCGTTAAGTTAACTGGATTCCTTGCAAAAAGAAACAAAATCAGCTCTCAGTTAGCATTACATGTAACGTATATCGATATCTTATAA
- the rpsR gene encoding 30S ribosomal protein S18 — protein MRFTRNKDSKLKNKEKMANRPLFKRKKFCRFTVEGIKTVDYKDINILKDFISENGKIIPARITGTKSYYQRQLNTAIERARFLALLPYTDRH, from the coding sequence ATGAGATTTACAAGAAATAAAGATAGTAAATTGAAGAATAAAGAAAAAATGGCAAATCGCCCTTTGTTTAAACGCAAAAAGTTTTGTCGTTTTACAGTAGAAGGCATCAAAACGGTTGATTATAAAGACATCAACATACTGAAAGACTTTATCAGCGAGAATGGCAAAATCATCCCAGCTCGTATTACTGGAACCAAATCATATTATCAACGCCAGCTAAATACAGCGATAGAGCGCGCACGTTTTCTCGCCCTGCTACCCTACACTGATCGGCATTAA
- the rplI gene encoding 50S ribosomal protein L9, which yields MQVILMEKIASLGQLGDIVNVKRGFARNYLIPQGKAKWATESAIADFKARRAELEKKQAEAMANAQALAAKLDGLLVQITQKSGVDGKLFGSVTNANITEALKEQGFSIDKSMIRMPEGQIKQVGDYLIIIALHSDVSANITVSVLGETAT from the coding sequence GTGCAAGTAATACTGATGGAGAAAATTGCAAGCCTCGGACAATTGGGCGACATCGTCAATGTTAAAAGAGGATTTGCGCGCAATTACCTGATACCGCAAGGTAAGGCTAAATGGGCTACTGAAAGCGCGATCGCTGATTTTAAAGCCAGACGCGCTGAGTTAGAGAAAAAACAGGCAGAAGCTATGGCAAACGCTCAGGCATTGGCAGCAAAACTGGATGGTTTGCTTGTGCAAATAACCCAAAAAAGTGGAGTGGATGGTAAATTATTTGGCTCAGTTACCAATGCAAATATCACCGAGGCACTTAAAGAACAAGGTTTCTCAATTGATAAATCGATGATTCGTATGCCAGAAGGTCAAATCAAGCAAGTGGGTGATTATCTCATCATTATCGCGTTACATAGTGATGTATCGGCTAATATTACCGTATCAGTCTTAGGTGAAACAGCCACTTAA
- the dnaB gene encoding replicative DNA helicase: MVQLPSSTAYNELLDIYKTPPHSVEAEQSVLGGLMLDNHAWDKIADIITHTDFYRQDHQLIYHHICNLIEQNKPADVITVAESLENSAELQNVGGLTYIGSIVQNTPTAANIRRYAEIVRERAIMRRLAQISTQIADSAYNPAGRSASDLLDEAESKIFEIAEIGARGKQGFIDIQPLLKQVVERIEMLYSRDNPSDVTGIASGFHDLDQKTSGFQPGDLIIVAGRPSMGKTAFSLNIAEHVALGLNKPAAVFSMEMGGAQLAMRMLGSIGRLDQHKVRTGRLEDEDWPKLTHALGKLNDAPIFIDESAALNALELRARARRLYRQHGELGLIVVDYLQLMSSHTHSENRATEISEISRSLKALAKELQVPVIALSQLNRSLEQRPNPHKRPVMSDLRESGAIEQDADVILFIYRDEVYNPDTPDKGIAEIIIGKQRNGPIGKINLTFLGEYTRFENCARPEYY, from the coding sequence ATGGTTCAATTACCCTCTAGCACTGCTTATAATGAATTATTAGATATTTACAAGACCCCACCTCATTCTGTTGAAGCAGAACAATCAGTATTAGGTGGCTTGATGCTGGATAATCATGCATGGGATAAAATTGCAGACATTATCACCCATACTGATTTTTATCGGCAGGATCATCAGCTCATCTATCATCATATCTGCAATCTTATAGAGCAAAATAAACCTGCTGATGTGATTACTGTCGCGGAATCACTCGAAAATTCAGCTGAATTACAGAATGTTGGCGGGCTCACTTATATTGGCTCAATAGTACAGAATACCCCAACGGCCGCTAATATTCGCCGCTATGCTGAAATAGTAAGAGAACGAGCTATCATGCGTAGGCTTGCTCAGATCAGTACACAAATTGCTGACTCAGCCTATAATCCGGCAGGACGCTCTGCATCAGATCTATTAGATGAAGCAGAAAGCAAGATATTTGAAATTGCTGAAATTGGCGCACGGGGTAAGCAAGGATTTATCGATATCCAGCCTCTCTTAAAGCAGGTAGTCGAGCGCATTGAAATGCTATACAGCCGCGACAATCCGAGTGATGTCACGGGGATTGCATCCGGTTTTCATGATTTAGACCAGAAAACTTCAGGCTTTCAACCCGGAGACCTGATTATTGTTGCAGGCAGACCTTCGATGGGTAAAACAGCCTTTTCTCTTAATATTGCAGAACATGTGGCATTAGGGCTCAATAAGCCAGCCGCTGTATTTAGTATGGAAATGGGCGGAGCACAGCTTGCGATGCGTATGCTGGGCTCAATAGGCAGGCTTGATCAGCACAAGGTTCGTACTGGACGATTGGAAGATGAAGATTGGCCAAAGCTTACTCATGCACTGGGCAAACTGAATGATGCGCCTATCTTTATTGATGAAAGTGCCGCATTGAATGCGCTGGAGCTTAGAGCCCGGGCACGGCGACTTTATCGTCAGCATGGAGAACTGGGATTGATCGTTGTCGATTACCTGCAGCTCATGTCTTCACATACCCACAGTGAAAACCGCGCTACCGAAATTTCTGAGATTTCACGGTCGCTTAAAGCCTTGGCAAAAGAGTTACAAGTACCCGTCATCGCATTATCACAGCTTAATCGCAGTCTGGAACAGCGGCCTAATCCGCATAAACGCCCAGTAATGTCTGATCTGCGTGAATCTGGCGCCATCGAACAGGATGCGGATGTCATCTTATTTATTTATCGCGATGAAGTATATAACCCTGATACCCCGGACAAAGGAATTGCTGAAATCATTATCGGAAAACAGCGAAATGGCCCCATTGGCAAAATCAACTTAACCTTTCTGGGTGAATATACACGCTTTGAAAATTGTGCCCGGCCTGAGTATTATTAA
- a CDS encoding YifB family Mg chelatase-like AAA ATPase: MSLAILYSRALSGIEAPLVTVETHLSNGLPSFTIVGLPETEVKESKDRVRAALQNGRFKFPTQRITVNLAPADLPKESGRFDLPIALGILAATGQIPANKLDQYEWVGELSLSGELRPIHGALAMTYGASRSGRNFVLPQHNAAEASLVREACVYPATSLLQICAHLTGHELLQPHTIPAETTFSQANSNYHPDLTEVKGQVHAKRALEIAAAGGHSLLMIGPPGTGKSMLAERLPGILPTMTEQEALESAAMQSLANGYFDVANWKHRPFRSPHHTASAVAMVGGGSIPRPGEISLAMHGVLFLDELPEFDRRVLEVLREPLESGQITISRATRQANFPARFQLIAAMNPCPCGYLGHYGGKCRCTPDQIARYRGKISGPLLDRIDMQIEVPAVPKKDLLQQETGESSRIIRARVEAARQYQLVRQNGTNAGLRVHEIDHHCQLDEQGKQLLERAFSRLNISARAYHRILKLARTIADLARSEQINSGHIAEAIQYRRLDRN; the protein is encoded by the coding sequence ATGTCACTGGCTATCCTTTATAGTCGCGCACTATCAGGTATCGAAGCACCACTGGTTACGGTAGAAACTCATTTATCTAATGGTTTACCCAGCTTCACGATTGTTGGATTACCTGAAACGGAAGTAAAGGAAAGTAAAGACAGGGTACGTGCTGCGCTACAAAATGGGCGATTTAAATTTCCGACACAGCGGATCACGGTCAATCTTGCACCAGCAGATTTGCCCAAGGAGAGTGGCCGATTTGATTTGCCTATTGCACTGGGTATTCTTGCGGCAACGGGTCAAATACCTGCTAATAAACTTGATCAGTATGAATGGGTAGGTGAACTTTCTTTAAGTGGGGAATTGCGTCCTATCCATGGGGCATTAGCCATGACCTATGGTGCGTCACGATCAGGACGTAATTTTGTCCTGCCGCAACATAATGCTGCAGAAGCTTCCCTGGTTAGAGAAGCATGCGTTTATCCAGCGACATCATTACTTCAGATCTGTGCGCATCTAACCGGACATGAATTATTGCAGCCGCACACAATACCTGCTGAAACAACTTTCAGTCAGGCTAATTCAAATTATCACCCAGATCTGACTGAAGTAAAAGGTCAGGTGCATGCTAAGCGTGCCTTGGAGATTGCCGCAGCTGGGGGTCATAGTCTATTGATGATTGGGCCGCCAGGAACAGGCAAGTCGATGCTGGCTGAACGTCTTCCGGGTATTCTTCCTACTATGACAGAGCAAGAAGCGCTTGAGTCTGCTGCCATGCAGTCGCTTGCCAACGGTTACTTCGATGTTGCAAATTGGAAACATCGTCCTTTCCGCTCACCTCATCACACTGCCTCTGCGGTAGCCATGGTAGGGGGTGGTAGTATTCCTCGCCCAGGAGAAATTTCCTTGGCAATGCACGGGGTGTTATTTCTCGATGAGCTGCCAGAATTTGATCGTAGAGTCTTGGAGGTGCTGCGTGAGCCACTTGAATCGGGCCAAATAACTATTTCACGGGCAACACGGCAAGCAAATTTTCCGGCACGGTTTCAGCTAATTGCTGCAATGAATCCATGCCCTTGTGGTTATTTAGGTCATTATGGAGGGAAATGCCGCTGCACACCTGATCAGATAGCGCGCTATCGTGGAAAAATTTCTGGCCCTTTGCTTGATCGTATCGATATGCAGATAGAGGTGCCCGCTGTGCCGAAAAAGGATTTGCTGCAGCAAGAAACAGGTGAGTCAAGTCGGATAATAAGAGCACGAGTCGAAGCCGCCCGCCAATATCAACTCGTGCGACAGAATGGTACCAATGCTGGTTTGAGGGTACATGAAATAGATCATCATTGCCAGTTGGATGAGCAGGGTAAACAGTTGCTGGAGCGTGCATTTTCCCGCTTAAATATTTCTGCACGGGCATACCATCGTATCTTGAAACTGGCGCGAACTATCGCAGATTTAGCAAGGAGTGAGCAGATTAACAGTGGACATATTGCAGAAGCCATACAATATCGGCGACTCGATCGGAATTAA
- a CDS encoding accessory factor UbiK family protein: MVNKNVLDEIGSKISEIIAQSPAKDIERNMRAMLTSMLSRLDVVTREEFDVQQEVLKRTRAKLTELEEKVAALENQFKATTSATTTSEVNYESQLKPTTPATTTSDVNYEG, from the coding sequence ATGGTTAATAAAAATGTTCTGGACGAAATCGGTTCCAAGATTAGTGAAATTATAGCTCAAAGTCCGGCCAAGGATATTGAAAGGAATATGCGTGCCATGTTGACGAGTATGCTTTCTCGTTTGGATGTCGTAACGCGTGAAGAGTTTGATGTGCAACAAGAAGTGCTTAAGCGGACGCGCGCAAAATTGACTGAGCTAGAGGAAAAAGTTGCTGCCTTGGAGAATCAGTTTAAGGCAACTACGTCAGCAACCACTACAAGCGAAGTAAATTATGAGAGTCAGCTTAAGCCAACTACGCCAGCAACCACTACAAGCGATGTGAATTATGAAGGTTAA